atgtaaacactccatacaaaaccacacaaaaaactagtctgcaattttcagtctagattattctagtctcaaagctagaattagattcgagtacctgctcgaaaaatggcaaaacaaggtggtgtttacatttatcccagggtgcattaaagagatctggtgatggaatccagaatcgaagtgtatgtagtccaggttgtctcatagcatgtttttaataaccaaatttgaatatcactttttggcagaacgggtgaaaacttttgctcaaacaagctttctgcaggcttgacgaatactcaaaacactcttacaatcttcattcagaagcagaagcgataaaaatcagccttctaaattcatacaccttggaataagcccacctgtatattatactcaattagatagctgctcgaaaactgctatacaatgcaaacagctgacaggctgaaatttcagaatgcgaacttaaaacggaatgGGCCCCATTTTTGAATGGGTAAATGAACGACTGCCAATTTACCATTAAATAACtcttaaattaccggtaatttagcgGTAAGATAGGGGTAAATTAAGTCCGATTTGTCTGACTGGGCACCttgttttggcattttttcgagcaggtactcgaatctaattctagctttgtgtgtctatgtggggaataatctagactgaaaattgcaggctagttttaggtgtggttttgtatcgagtgtttacatgatttcagcctccaactgtcaaactccatacaaaaaaaaaactggctaGAATCGTCAAGGGCCCCAATAATAGAAATATAATCTATGAAAACTCCAACAGCGAATGCCACTCAAACTCTCGTACACACCTAACCCTTCTAATACTCATTTGCTATTTCTTCTCTTTATGCCTTTCGATCGCCGTCATACTAAAGTATTCAATTATTCTATACTAAAtttacaaacatacacacacacacacacacaatccggAAAAGGCCTTTTTCGCGGTTTATGAAAGCTCCTTTGAACTCAGCCTGCTCCGAGCGAGCTTCGCCGTCGTTGGAAGGTAAATGAACCTGATCACTTCCTTCTTGGCTCTCTGTCTCGCTCTGCCCTTTGCAAAGCCTCAACGCTGGTAGGAGTAATAActtcacgtgtgtgtgtgtgtgtgtgtgtgtgtgtgtgtgtgtgtgtgtgtgtgagctaaGGTTTCCGTGTTACGTGGCGTACCCCGTTGTGGTCTAATTTACCTGGCGAATTGTAAGCCCGTGAGGATGAGCGATTCCACGAACGAGCTACCCAGCCCTGCGCCCTGGAATTCCTCACGTCACGGCAGCAATGCGGGCAAGGGGTTGCTATTCGCACAATTGCCATTTCCCACGGATTGATAGGTAACGTTGCGGGGACGGATGTGGCACTGTCTTAAAATAGCTCCTGAGCATTGTGTCCATTCCGAGCGAGCGAACCGTTTGCTTTAAAAATAGCGCGCCAGAaagtttgacagctgtcaaacgtACTTGTTGCAACGCGTTGTAGCGTGTGCTTGCGAGACGATCTCCTCTCTCTCACAGGAACTTGTCAATCCATGGACAAGCAGTTCCCTCCCAGCAACCGCGTGACATTTTTCCTGTGGTTTCGTGCCGCTCCGGGGGAGGCGGGGAAAGGGTGGTGGCTTTGATTTATATTGTTTCTATTTGTTactacaaataaataaatacatcacGCGAAACACACGAActcgtttcgtttgctgctCCTCGCCCATCGCTCCCCCGGGCGCATGGCGGGACACTGCTTTGGATAACACGAACCTCCTGCCACgcttctttgtgtgtttgtgtgtgtgtgtgtgcgcggatTGTACACCCCACGTGGCAGTTACAAATGTCATCCGCAGGATCGAAGGAGGTCACACAATAATCGGAACAAGCAAAAGGACTTTCGTACAAAGAGAAACGAAACGGGAAATCCATTAACCCCAGCGCGCATCGCTTTTTTGAGGCTATTGGCATACACTAAGGCTCGCCTAGACTATTCTagcagagggggggggggggggggggttgctcGCTTTGGATCCTGATTTATGGACGACTCGTGTGCCGACAACCCCTCTccaactgctgctgccctACTAACACAAAAAGACGCCCCATTTTATGTTTCGAAAGCGCTCGTTCGTTGCGGTTTTGTAGCCAACCTAGTTTGTTGAAGCGCATTGACAGGGAATTTGGAATGGTTGGGATACTTCGTTTCGGGAGATTTTAATTGAGTGATATCCTAGATATCACAGACGGGGGTTTGGGAGTCGGTGGTCGCTTACCTTCGTTGAGGTTCAAGGGTGCGTCCATCATCGTGCTTCTCGGGAGAGGTGTTGCAGCTAAACGGCAGGATGTTGGAGGAGGGTTGGGATTGCTCGGGAGATCTCTTTATCTGGCCGGAACGCTACCTACGGCCCTACTGGAGACACTGCAGTCCACACGCGGTGGCACCTCTCAGCCATCTCTGGTGCGCCCGGGCATATCAATATCGCTTCGTTTGACTCGCTGAACCGACCGTGAGGTTGCTGTTGGTTGATCGGAGACCTGGACACGAGGACACGAGGACACACCGGACACTctatcactcacacacaaacacgcacccaCGCGTTCTGAGGATGGTAATCACGCCGCTATCACAGTAACACGCACGCACCAGCACCGAGAACCATCCAGATGCAAACGTTGCGGACCGTTGTGACGTCTCCGCACGCTGGGATGGCTACCGTGGTACTGCCAGAGTGCCAGAGCAGTGCCAGTGGTCCCTGGTGCTGTGTCCTGCTGCGGTAACGCGGTGTTGCTTTGCCACTGGATGCCACTGACTGACGAAGACCCTCCGCAAACCGCTACCCCATCCCACCACTTTCGCGCATCTCTCCTCTGCGGTTCCTGCCGAGAGTGTGGTGGAGCTTTCGAGCAGAGTGGCAACTTGCGtggcaaccaccaccacactgcGCACTGTTCTCGCTCGCGCACCGCACGCGCTGCTGTCTCTATCTTGCCTTCGTTCCGGCGCTCAGGCCAGACCTCAGCTACGCCTCGTGTTGGCCAAACttccttctgttttttttttgtcgttcggCTCTCTCTCCGCGGGGGGTCCACTGCCTGGTGTGGTCTGGGCCACCACAGCCACACCTGCAGAGAAGGGGGGACAGGTGCAGcttacgcgcgtgtgtgtgtgtgtcccgggGGGAAAGGATGGGACGAAGACACGACCGCCAGTTTCGACACGCGCTCGTCCGTGTCGTGCAAAAGACCTCGCGTATGCTTTGTGTCTCGCGTCGCATTTTGGAGGAAGCTTTGTCCGGAAGGAGCAACCAAGCAGGAAGAAGAACCAGAAACAAGCTGACACAGGACACAAAGAACGCTGcctggggtgtgtgtgtgtgtgaatgtcgAGGGCTTTTGCATGTGGCTTGTTGCCGAGACACTGTTGACGTGTCGTGTCGGCAGCTGGGGCCGTGTACGCGAAGATGACGTATGGGGTATTTCCAACCAGCGCGACGACCAGTCATCGCGGGCGCAGTGCACGCGATCGGGAGATGCGGGTGACTTGCGAGGACTTTTGTTCATTAGCTTCCCGCAGGGTTAATGGAAGATACTGGCACGCGAACCGGAATTTTTGGAGCTCCGAAATCCTTGATTCCGTGGCCGGCATCGTTTACATCTACGCCAAGATATTGGGGACTGTAGTCTGAAGTTTTGAAGATCTTCGTGCGAACCTTGGGTATCCTTGGGCTCTAAGTGTACCGTAAAGGTAGGTCACGATTGCAGCAACTACAGCGCTGTTTTATCTTCAACTCTTCCCTCTCTGGATGTCCCTCCCGCAGGATGTGCCTGTCCTCAGGTGGAAGGTGAACGAACCCAACCGGAACCGCCCCGAGAATGCTAAATCAGGGGCGAAGTCATCCGGTCTAGATTTATTGGTGGAGCTATAAATATTGCTGGAATGTACCCATTGTACGTCCAACATCGGGCACTAACAGTGGAGTACCTCAACCCTTCCCGTATTTCTCTCGCTTGTtcgtactctctctctctctctctctctctctctctctctctctctctctctcgctctttctctgctCGGAGAACTCTTTCTTTGGGCGCAAAATGGACGCAGAGAAATGCTCAAAACTTCTCCGCTAAACTAGCACAAAGTCTTCGCTTGATCAATAATATCTGCGCCACCTCTCCCCCGTTGCAATAAGGACCCACCGCGATAGTTTGGGCTCCGCTCGGGAATAAAAAAGCTCTCGCATCGAAACACGCCTTCaccccacacactcacacacacacacactttttgtgttattttttctcccacGAAGCGTGCTCTACCTGCGTTGTTGATGCGGACGAGCGGCGATTGTGGGCGCAAACCATTCCCAGAGTCCTTCGAGTGAGGTCCCCAAAAATTTTgagagcgtttttttgttgttgctacttCTTGGGGGGGATTTCGAATTTccttgcgcgcgcgtgtgtgtgtgtgtatgtgcgtgtgttggcAGAACGACAAAACGCGTTTGAAGTAAATAGAGACCACCCCAAAAAATCGcagtccgtgtgtgtgtttgtgtgtgtgtcgtttacATAATAAATCTCGGCGCCCCAAGGTCTCACTCAGGTCCGCGTGGCGCGTCCGAAATGGAGCACCAAggagacagcagcagcagtcgcacTAACGCGCAGGTAACGTGTAGGTGGTTACGTAGCGTTACGAAGGGGTTTCCAAAAGCGTTagcgttgtttttttagtaCTTTTTGGAGGCTGTTTCTAatgtttctctctctatctctctctctctctctctattcccTTTGCTACCAGCACTCCAAGAAGGCACGCCGCACGATGGGACACACGGTGCAGGTGGCAGTGGCCACCCTCAACCAGTGGGCGATGGACTTTGAGGGGAACGTCGAGCGCATCCTGCTATCGATCAGGCTGGCCGCCGCAAATGGCGCCACCTACCGTACGGGGCCGGAACTGGAGGTTAGGTGAGTATCGGTGGTGCACCCGGCGGTGCGACCGTAACGGCACTTTCTGTAACGGCTGCCGacactcgttttttttgcagtgggTACAGCTGCGAGGACCACTTCCACGAGCCGGACACGTACATGCACTGCTGGGAGGCGCTGGTCGAGATCATACAGTCGCCCTGCTGCCCGCCCGGTATGCTGATCGACGTGGGCATGCCGGTGCAGCACCGCAACGTGGCGTACAACTGTCGCGTCGCGTTCCACAACGGGCGCGTCGTGCTGATCCGGCCGAAGATGACGATGTGCGACGATGGCAACTATCGCGAGACGCGCTGGTTCTCGCCGTGGACGAAGGAGCGCCAGACGGAGGAGTACCAGCTGCCGCGGTTCGCCGCGCAGGCGCTGGGACAGGAGACGGTACCGATCGGCGATGCGGTGATCGCAACGCTCGACACCTGCCTCGGGTACGAGATCTGCGAGGAGCTGTGGAACCCGCGCAGCAAGCACATCGACATGTCGCTCGCCGGCGTCGAGATCATCGTGAACGGCTCGGGCAGCTACATGCAGCTGAGGAAGGCGCACATCACGGCGGATCTGATACGGAACGCGAGCTACAAGGCGGGCGGCGCCTACCTGTTCAGCAACATGCGCGGCTGCGACGGGCAGCGGGTGTACTTTAACGGCTGCTCGGCGATAGCGCTGAACGGGTCGATCATTGCCCGCGGCCGGCAGTTCGCGCTGAGCGAGGTGGAGGTGACGGTGGGCTCGTTCGATCTGCACGACATCCGGGCGTACCGGGGGGCGCTGCGCTCCCGCAGCTCGGTCGCCGCCTCGGCCCCGGCCTACCCGCGCATCCAGCTGCAGCTCGAGCTGGCCGCGTCGGACCGGGACCATCCGGGGACGCCGGCGAGCAGCCCGCTCGGCGAGTGGGTGTACCACCGGCCGGAGGAGGAGATCGCGCTCGGGCCGGCCTGCTGGCTGTGGGACTATCTGCGCCGGTCGGGGCAGGGCGGCTTCTTCCTGCCGCTCAGCGGCGGCGTCGACTCGAGCAGCACCGCCATCATCGTGCACTCGATGTGCCGGCTGGTGGTGGAAGCGATCGGGCAGGGCGACCGGCAGGTGCGGGACGACTGCCGCAAGATACTGGCCGATCCGGAGTACGTGCCGGCGAGCGCGGCCGAGCTGTGCGGCCGGCTGCTCTTCACCTGCTACATGGGCACGGAGAACTCGAGCCGCGAGACGCGCCAGCGGGCGGCCGCGCTGGCGGCGCAGATCGGCAGCTCCCACCAGGACATTGGCATCGACGGGGCGGTGAGCGCGCTGCTCGGCATCTTCCAGCTGGCGACGGGCATGCGGCCCCGCTTCCGGGCGGCCGGCGGCTGCCCCCGCCAGAACCTGGCCCTGCAGAACATCCAGGCCCGGACGCGCATGGTGCTGGCGTACCTGTTCGCGCAGCTGATGCTGTGGGTGAGACAGCGGCCGGGCGGTCTGCTCGTGCTCGGGTCGGCCAACGTGGACGAGGCGCTGCGGGGGTACATGACCAAGTACGACTGCTCGTCGGCGGACGTCAACC
The Anopheles arabiensis isolate DONGOLA chromosome X, AaraD3, whole genome shotgun sequence DNA segment above includes these coding regions:
- the LOC120905492 gene encoding glutamine-dependent NAD(+) synthetase isoform X1; this encodes MEHQGDSSSSRTNAQHSKKARRTMGHTVQVAVATLNQWAMDFEGNVERILLSIRLAAANGATYRTGPELEVSGYSCEDHFHEPDTYMHCWEALVEIIQSPCCPPGMLIDVGMPVQHRNVAYNCRVAFHNGRVVLIRPKMTMCDDGNYRETRWFSPWTKERQTEEYQLPRFAAQALGQETVPIGDAVIATLDTCLGYEICEELWNPRSKHIDMSLAGVEIIVNGSGSYMQLRKAHITADLIRNASYKAGGAYLFSNMRGCDGQRVYFNGCSAIALNGSIIARGRQFALSEVEVTVGSFDLHDIRAYRGALRSRSSVAASAPAYPRIQLQLELAASDRDHPGTPASSPLGEWVYHRPEEEIALGPACWLWDYLRRSGQGGFFLPLSGGVDSSSTAIIVHSMCRLVVEAIGQGDRQVRDDCRKILADPEYVPASAAELCGRLLFTCYMGTENSSRETRQRAAALAAQIGSSHQDIGIDGAVSALLGIFQLATGMRPRFRAAGGCPRQNLALQNIQARTRMVLAYLFAQLMLWVRQRPGGLLVLGSANVDEALRGYMTKYDCSSADVNPIGGISKMDLRRFLAYAQVEFGLPIVAEIVAAPPTAELEPLVDGAIAQTDEEDMGLTYQELSEFGRLRKQAFCGPFSMFCKLAAAAVADGNRNPREVADRVKHFFRCYAINRHKMTVLTPSYHAESYSPDDNRFDHRPFLYRANWTWQFRAIDAELELLAKHQARQEEERAKEGASAVGGVAPNGAGSSSEPAFFSAGGNGGNGGGSHMTTATSAYQLVRQSSGLYLTGVGGGGGVGTGGADGPGQLTVGLTKSHSSGGYSRMHSSVLGKIKDRTGVPV
- the LOC120905492 gene encoding glutamine-dependent NAD(+) synthetase isoform X2; protein product: MGHTVQVAVATLNQWAMDFEGNVERILLSIRLAAANGATYRTGPELEVSGYSCEDHFHEPDTYMHCWEALVEIIQSPCCPPGMLIDVGMPVQHRNVAYNCRVAFHNGRVVLIRPKMTMCDDGNYRETRWFSPWTKERQTEEYQLPRFAAQALGQETVPIGDAVIATLDTCLGYEICEELWNPRSKHIDMSLAGVEIIVNGSGSYMQLRKAHITADLIRNASYKAGGAYLFSNMRGCDGQRVYFNGCSAIALNGSIIARGRQFALSEVEVTVGSFDLHDIRAYRGALRSRSSVAASAPAYPRIQLQLELAASDRDHPGTPASSPLGEWVYHRPEEEIALGPACWLWDYLRRSGQGGFFLPLSGGVDSSSTAIIVHSMCRLVVEAIGQGDRQVRDDCRKILADPEYVPASAAELCGRLLFTCYMGTENSSRETRQRAAALAAQIGSSHQDIGIDGAVSALLGIFQLATGMRPRFRAAGGCPRQNLALQNIQARTRMVLAYLFAQLMLWVRQRPGGLLVLGSANVDEALRGYMTKYDCSSADVNPIGGISKMDLRRFLAYAQVEFGLPIVAEIVAAPPTAELEPLVDGAIAQTDEEDMGLTYQELSEFGRLRKQAFCGPFSMFCKLAAAAVADGNRNPREVADRVKHFFRCYAINRHKMTVLTPSYHAESYSPDDNRFDHRPFLYRANWTWQFRAIDAELELLAKHQARQEEERAKEGASAVGGVAPNGAGSSSEPAFFSAGGNGGNGGGSHMTTATSAYQLVRQSSGLYLTGVGGGGGVGTGGADGPGQLTVGLTKSHSSGGYSRMHSSVLGKIKDRTGVPV